From Cellulosimicrobium sp. ES-005, one genomic window encodes:
- a CDS encoding DUF5403 family protein, translating to MAEVFKYAEGASGRRKHQKVEAVVALHVDTRAAIRSTADDMARTASAVLAGHRHDGHAEILRLDGDIDSYVVLSDERGMGAAMSIEYGRADRLNDDGKLVGGMYGVAPLRTAAGLAAYRRKGA from the coding sequence ATGGCTGAGGTCTTCAAGTACGCCGAGGGCGCCTCCGGGCGCCGGAAGCACCAGAAGGTCGAGGCCGTCGTCGCGCTGCACGTCGACACTCGGGCGGCCATCCGCTCGACGGCGGACGACATGGCCCGCACCGCCAGCGCGGTGCTCGCCGGCCACCGCCACGACGGGCACGCCGAGATCCTCCGCCTCGACGGCGACATCGACAGCTACGTCGTGCTCTCCGACGAGCGCGGCATGGGCGCGGCGATGTCGATCGAGTACGGCCGCGCCGACCGCCTCAACGACGACGGGAAGCTCGTCGGGGGCATGTACGGCGTCGCGCCGCTGCGCACCGCCGCCGGCCTCGCGGCCTACCGCCGGAAGGGGGCGTGA
- a CDS encoding terminase, with protein sequence MSADVDRAPYPHLDVDDDELSDDQLREKYAPVCIGPTWKRTGDGGWLLPERTLGWQVLGWAAEFLSGADGTGRFKATPEQARFILWWYAVDERGEFIYRTGVLQRLKGWGKDPLAAVLCLVEMVGPSRFGGWDRNNQPIGVPHPAAFVQIAAVNQDQTQNTTTMFALLMTEHFRKTYRVDAGVELIRANGGRSRLKAVTSSPRALEGGRSTFIILNETHHWIVGNKGVQMYETIDGNATKMDGRYLAITNAYLPGEDSVAERMRKAWQDVQDGLASAVGQLYDSLEAPSHTAMTERVLRIVIDMVRGDSFWLKIDSIMKSVLNSSISIQRSRRMWLNQVVAGADALYEEADWDNLRDLHGELKPGDEIVLGFDGGKTDDATALIALRVRDGFVKPLGIWEKPDGPLGDGWQVDREDVDAAVHQAFRVYSVQAFFADVALWESYIDAWSREYGDELSVRAGSLSAIGRDMRGSKKELTLAHEQLVGAIFDAAISHDGDPHLRRHVLNVMRAENDYGVSFRKESRESPRKVDAYAAMFLAFTARRELLERGKKKRKRTGRGYFL encoded by the coding sequence GTGAGCGCCGACGTCGACCGCGCCCCGTACCCGCACCTCGACGTCGACGACGACGAGCTCTCCGACGACCAGCTCCGCGAGAAGTACGCGCCGGTCTGCATCGGCCCGACGTGGAAGCGCACGGGCGACGGCGGATGGCTGCTCCCGGAGCGCACGCTCGGGTGGCAGGTGCTCGGCTGGGCCGCGGAGTTCCTGAGCGGGGCCGACGGCACCGGGCGCTTCAAGGCGACCCCGGAGCAGGCCCGCTTCATCCTCTGGTGGTACGCCGTCGACGAGCGCGGCGAGTTCATCTACCGCACCGGCGTGCTCCAGCGCCTCAAGGGCTGGGGCAAGGACCCGCTCGCCGCGGTGCTCTGCCTCGTCGAGATGGTCGGCCCCTCGCGCTTCGGCGGCTGGGACCGCAACAACCAGCCCATCGGCGTGCCGCACCCGGCCGCGTTCGTCCAGATCGCCGCCGTCAACCAGGACCAGACGCAGAACACGACCACGATGTTCGCGCTCCTGATGACCGAGCACTTCCGCAAGACCTACCGGGTCGACGCCGGCGTGGAGCTCATCCGCGCCAACGGCGGCCGCTCACGGCTCAAGGCCGTGACGAGCTCACCGCGCGCGCTCGAGGGTGGCCGGAGCACGTTCATCATCCTGAACGAGACGCACCACTGGATCGTCGGGAACAAGGGCGTCCAGATGTACGAGACCATCGACGGCAACGCGACCAAGATGGACGGCCGCTACCTGGCGATCACCAACGCCTACCTCCCCGGCGAGGACTCCGTCGCCGAGCGGATGCGCAAGGCCTGGCAGGACGTCCAGGACGGACTCGCCTCCGCCGTCGGCCAGCTCTACGACTCGCTCGAGGCGCCGTCGCACACGGCGATGACCGAGCGCGTGCTGCGGATCGTCATCGACATGGTCCGGGGCGACAGCTTCTGGCTCAAGATCGACTCGATCATGAAGTCGGTGCTGAACAGCTCGATCAGCATCCAGCGCTCGCGCCGCATGTGGCTCAACCAGGTCGTCGCCGGCGCCGACGCGCTGTACGAGGAAGCCGACTGGGACAACCTCCGGGACCTCCACGGCGAGCTCAAGCCGGGCGACGAGATCGTGCTCGGCTTCGACGGCGGCAAGACCGACGACGCGACGGCGCTCATCGCGCTCCGCGTCCGCGACGGCTTCGTCAAGCCCCTCGGCATCTGGGAGAAGCCCGACGGCCCTCTCGGCGACGGCTGGCAGGTCGACCGCGAGGACGTCGACGCCGCGGTGCACCAGGCCTTCCGGGTCTACAGCGTCCAGGCGTTCTTCGCCGACGTCGCGCTCTGGGAGTCGTACATCGACGCCTGGTCCCGCGAGTACGGCGACGAGCTCAGCGTCCGCGCTGGCTCGCTCTCGGCGATCGGCCGAGACATGCGTGGCTCCAAGAAGGAGCTGACGCTCGCGCACGAGCAGCTCGTCGGCGCGATCTTCGACGCCGCGATCTCCCACGACGGCGACCCCCACCTCCGGCGCCACGTCCTCAACGTCATGCGCGCCGAGAACGACTACGGCGTCAGCTTCCGCAAGGAGTCTCGCGAGAGCCCTCGGAAGGTCGACGCCTACGCCGCCATGTTCCTCGCCTTCACCGCCCGCCGCGAGCTCCTCGAGCGCGGCAAGAAGAAGCGGAAGCGCACGGGACGCGGCTACTTCCTCTGA
- a CDS encoding phage portal protein, whose translation MAKPSPKALAAKLGKILARDREADDGLLKIDRYVRGEHDDPYIPDFADDEYRLLAKRAVSNWLPLIVGTPAQAMYVDGYRPGRAGKGWGGAPEPVQDSDRVHGSTQTFQWDFWQRSRFDARQGAVYRGALQYGHSFVCVEQTAFGVIGRGLSALRTAAIFNDPASDDAPIAAMTVVSWPDDDTKGTAEMWDATTRYVVRFGSLSDANSYTVTKRGKHGAKECPVTRFAAYVDLEGRTRGVVSPLITLQDRINQTVFDLLIAQTYASFKVRYATGMAPPIVRDENGDPVLDKDGNPIPVKMNHNARRFLFAEDPDVKFGSLDETPLDGYINSIDMSVRHLAAVSQTPPHHLLGQIANLSAEALAAAETSLSRMVEELRKTFGESWERVFRVAAQIAGEAGALDYHGEVIWRDMEARSLSMTVDALGKMADQLDIPRRGLWPRVPGVTQAEIDTWHDMRDDDDYVAQLAQSSTRASGARSTSSRYIPPESRPQAGERAA comes from the coding sequence ATGGCGAAGCCCTCTCCTAAGGCCCTGGCTGCGAAGCTCGGCAAGATCCTCGCGCGCGACCGCGAGGCCGACGACGGCCTGCTCAAGATCGACCGCTACGTGCGCGGCGAGCACGACGACCCCTACATCCCCGACTTCGCCGACGACGAGTACCGGCTGCTCGCGAAGCGAGCCGTGTCGAACTGGCTGCCCCTGATCGTGGGCACGCCGGCGCAGGCGATGTACGTCGACGGCTACCGGCCCGGGAGGGCCGGGAAGGGATGGGGCGGCGCCCCGGAGCCCGTGCAGGACTCCGACCGCGTGCACGGATCGACGCAGACGTTCCAGTGGGACTTCTGGCAGCGGTCGCGCTTCGACGCCCGGCAGGGCGCCGTCTACCGCGGCGCGCTCCAGTACGGCCACAGCTTCGTGTGCGTCGAGCAGACCGCCTTCGGCGTGATCGGGCGCGGGCTCTCCGCGCTGCGCACCGCGGCGATCTTCAACGACCCGGCGTCCGACGACGCGCCGATCGCGGCGATGACGGTCGTCTCGTGGCCCGACGACGACACCAAGGGCACCGCGGAGATGTGGGACGCGACGACGCGCTACGTCGTCCGCTTCGGCTCGCTCAGCGACGCCAACTCCTACACGGTGACGAAGCGCGGGAAGCACGGCGCCAAGGAGTGCCCGGTCACCCGGTTCGCCGCGTACGTCGACCTCGAGGGCCGCACGCGCGGCGTCGTCTCGCCGCTCATCACGCTCCAGGACCGCATCAACCAGACGGTCTTCGACCTGCTCATCGCTCAGACCTACGCCAGCTTCAAGGTGAGGTACGCGACCGGCATGGCGCCGCCGATCGTGCGCGACGAGAACGGCGACCCCGTCCTCGACAAGGACGGGAACCCGATCCCCGTCAAGATGAACCACAACGCGCGGCGCTTCCTCTTCGCCGAGGACCCCGACGTGAAGTTCGGCTCGCTCGACGAGACGCCGCTCGACGGCTACATCAACTCCATCGACATGAGCGTCCGCCACCTCGCGGCCGTGTCGCAGACCCCTCCCCACCACCTGCTCGGGCAGATCGCGAACCTGTCGGCCGAGGCCCTGGCGGCCGCGGAGACGTCGCTCTCCCGCATGGTCGAGGAGCTGCGCAAGACCTTCGGCGAGAGCTGGGAGCGCGTCTTCCGCGTCGCCGCGCAGATCGCCGGCGAAGCCGGCGCGCTGGACTACCACGGCGAGGTCATCTGGCGGGACATGGAAGCCCGCTCGCTGTCGATGACGGTCGACGCTCTCGGCAAGATGGCCGACCAGCTCGACATCCCGCGGCGCGGCCTGTGGCCGCGCGTGCCGGGCGTCACTCAGGCAGAGATCGACACCTGGCACGACATGCGCGACGACGACGACTACGTCGCCCAGCTCGCGCAGTCGTCCACGCGCGCCTCCGGCGCGCGCTCGACCAGCTCGCGGTACATCCCGCCCGAGTCTCGACCCCAGGCGGGTGAGCGGGCGGCATGA